A region from the Anomaloglossus baeobatrachus isolate aAnoBae1 chromosome 11, aAnoBae1.hap1, whole genome shotgun sequence genome encodes:
- the LOC142256810 gene encoding phospholipase A2-like, with the protein MAASLLALLTLMAVGTRAGLLQFGEMVEYITGRPALESYAFYGCYCGLGGRGWPVDEIDWCCQKHDCCYDALYKTKCLPLKQPYIFSCVAGNVTCDDSDLDGCARRTCECDRTISLCFQAFDDRYSKCNSDNLPRKNCRGAQPPC; encoded by the exons ATGGCGGCCTCACTGCTCGCCCTCCTCacct TGATGGCGGTGGGAACCCGCGCTGGACTGCTGCAGTTTGGAGAAATGGTGGAGTACATCACGGGGCGACCTGCTCTGGAGTCTTACGCTTTCTATGGCTGTTACTGCGGGCTCGGAGGACGCGGATGGCCGGTAGACGAGATTGACTG GTGCTGTCAGAAACACGACTGCTGTTACGACGCTTTGTACAAGACAAAGTGCCTCCCGCTGAAACAGCCGTACATCTTCTCCTGCGTCGCTGGGAACGTGACATGTG atgacaGCGATCTGGACGGATGTGCGAGACGGACCTGCGAGTGTGACCGGACGATCTCCCTCTGCTTCCAGGCATTCGACGATCGATATTCCAAGTGCAACAGCGATAATTTGCCAAGGAAGAACTGTAGAGGAGCGCAGCCGCCATGTTAG
- the OTUD3 gene encoding OTU domain-containing protein 3, with protein MSKKQSVRPRPGKKADLERKRDERAARRALVKERRNRSGDSGDPEEFLSFANQLQVLGLRLREVPGDGNCLFHALGDQLEGHSRNHLRHRQETVDYMVKHRGDFEPFVEDDVPFDRHVQNLAQPGTFAGNDAIVSFARNNQVNVVIHQLNNPLWQIRGSDKANARELHIAYRYGEHYDSVRPVHDNTEAPAQLQTEMLSKDVSNRKGKTKTNVSIEQGEGRGDAVQKVRNATGCADVRLILQSLEAESYDIESTIQVVLQIEELKQIGDADGVAEGSDCSYSSATWEPGDCEGLDPQRRPKHPQVPQKEPAEHRTQGRQPKSREDSQGQNKKNSSQKVVSNKQRKDQQRQEKKKRQEERHRQKVQEQRSNNADNNRQQEEDDASGVTVVKAFSALNI; from the exons ATGTCCAAGAAGCAGAGCGTCCGCCCCCGGCCCGGGAAGAAGGCGGATCTGGAGCGGAAGAGGGACGAAAGGGCGGCGCGGAGAGCTCTGGTGAAAGAGCGGCGGAACCGGAGCGGAGACTCGGGGGACCCGGAGGAATTCCTGAGCTTCGCCAACCAGCTGCAAGTGCTGGGCCTGCGGCTACGGGAGGTCCCGGGAGACGG GAACTGTCTGTTCCACGCTCTGGGGGATCAGCTGGAGGGACATTCCCGCAACCACCTGAGGCACCGGCAGGAGACCGTGGATTATATGGTGAAGCACCGCGGAGACTTCGAGCCCTTTGTAGAGGATGATGTCCCATTTGACAGACACG TTCAGAATCTGGCGCAGCCGGGAACATTTGCCGGTAATGATGCGATTGTATCTTTTGCACGCAACAACCAAGTGAATGTGGTGATCCACCAGCTAAATAACCCACTGTGGCAG ATCCGCGGGTCCGACAAGGCCAACGCCCGGGAGCTGCACATCGCCTACCGCTACGGAGAGCACTACGACAGCGTCCGGCCCGTCCATGACAACACAGAGGCCCCGGCCCAACTACAGACGGAG ATGCTTTCCAAAGACGTCTCCAATCGTAAGGGAAAAACGAAGACCAACGTATCGATCGAGCAGGGAGAGGGGCGCGGGGACGCGGTGCAGAAAGTGCGGAACGCCACCGGCTGTGCG GACGTCCGCCTCATCCTGCAGAGTCTGGAGGCCGAGAGCTACGACATCGAGTCCACCATTCAGGTCGTCCTCCAGATCGAGGAGCTGAAGCAGATCG GTGATGCGGACGGTGTAGCTGAAGGAAGTGACTGCTCGtactcctcagcgacgtgggagcCAGGTGACTGTGAAGGACTAGACCCACAAAGAAGACCCAAGCACCCTCAGGTCCCGCAGAAGGAACCCGCTGAGCACAGGACGCAGGGCCGGCAGCCCAAATCCAGGGAGGACTCACAGGGGCAGAACAAGAAGAACAGCAGCCAAAAG GTAGTAAGCAATAAGCAGAGGAAAGATCAGCAGCGACAGGAGAAGAAGAAGCGACAGGAGGAGCGACACCGGCAGAAGGTGCAGGAGCAGCGGAGCAATAACGCGGACAATAACCGGCAGCAGGAGGAGGACGACGCCTCCGGGGTGACCGTGGTGAAGGCGTTCTCCGCCCTCAACATCTGA